A single Bacteroidales bacterium DNA region contains:
- a CDS encoding glycosyltransferase family 2 protein, with product MNTEKLITIVIPCYNEANNICLMVSELEKVFSDLPYRWEMLFVDDGSTDSTLKTLTEIFPRTSNLRYISFSRNFGKEAALKAGYDHARGDAVISLDADLQHPPSIIPEMIRLWEEGYEVVCTQRAEDHSLPWMKRATSKLFYQLLNKLCSINLRYGVSDFRLLNRNVVDIIKMLPEKDLFFSGIVKWTGFRQASVDYYPNKRLHGISRYNLSKLLILAIDSIVSFSIRPLYYMVFLGLIFSCLSLSYIPYLIYCLLFSHSLSTWFSILAAVFLFGGLHLSITGLVGIYAGKSYEQAKQRPQYIIAHTRFE from the coding sequence ATGAATACAGAAAAATTAATCACTATTGTTATTCCCTGTTATAACGAAGCGAATAACATCTGCCTGATGGTGAGTGAGCTGGAAAAGGTTTTTTCTGACCTGCCCTATCGTTGGGAAATGCTTTTTGTTGATGACGGCAGTACGGACAGTACATTGAAAACACTTACAGAAATTTTTCCCCGGACCTCAAATCTTCGGTATATTTCCTTCTCAAGGAATTTTGGTAAGGAAGCTGCATTAAAAGCGGGTTACGACCATGCCAGAGGAGATGCGGTCATCAGTCTGGATGCCGATCTGCAGCATCCTCCATCCATCATTCCAGAAATGATCAGGCTATGGGAAGAGGGTTATGAAGTAGTATGCACTCAGCGTGCTGAAGATCATTCGTTGCCCTGGATGAAACGGGCAACTTCAAAGCTTTTTTACCAATTGCTGAATAAGCTTTGCAGCATCAATCTTCGTTATGGAGTATCAGATTTTAGATTATTGAATCGCAATGTGGTCGACATTATTAAGATGCTACCCGAAAAAGACTTGTTTTTTAGTGGAATAGTAAAGTGGACAGGATTCAGGCAAGCCAGTGTTGATTACTATCCCAACAAACGACTACACGGAATTTCCAGATATAATTTATCAAAATTACTTATCCTGGCTATAGATAGTATTGTCTCATTCAGTATCCGGCCCCTGTATTACATGGTCTTTCTCGGTTTGATATTCTCCTGCTTGTCTTTATCATATATCCCATATCTAATATATTGCCTGCTGTTTAGCCACTCTCTTTCTACTTGGTTTTCCATACTCGCTGCGGTATTTTTGTTCGGAGGCCTTCACCTTTCCATTACCGGACTGGTAGGTATTTATGCGGGAAAATCATATGAACAAGCCAAACAGAGGCCACAATATATTATCGCTCATACTCGTTTTGAATGA
- a CDS encoding 6-bladed beta-propeller, which yields MRNIVFIYFLLVSSCVNNHAQITSTQKNEELITIDLDAISEGDSLKLSSVFKPVETIILETNENCLIGEINAIQAFDDYLFILDMHQAKGLFVFNREGKFIRRIGSIGKGPGEYTFPRDFTIDPDKKEIYLLDFNTNSIHLYTLEGVYQRTITSLCDARIKSIQYHNGALFTEVKNNSTANDCMMQKIDPEYGQCEASYLSAAQYNLGWNEFSTFNSISGFYGKTGQSPRFMQLFMDTVMAVRQGTLIPYLAVHSKKWAGADDLKKVGREDDISELSGFDVSFSIENYMENEKIILFTYRKGNNRTRTVLYDKKNHAAAVPKVKVNDLMYVKSGLDMKFHFYDKAGVYYHISGFALDYFIGEIKKNKVKPDLDKYAQLKELTEESNPVVFYYEYRD from the coding sequence ATGAGAAACATTGTATTTATATATTTTTTATTGGTCTCTTCCTGTGTAAACAATCATGCACAGATTACGTCCACTCAGAAAAACGAAGAGTTGATTACCATTGACCTTGACGCTATATCTGAAGGAGACTCTTTAAAACTTTCATCGGTATTCAAGCCGGTAGAAACCATCATCCTGGAAACCAACGAAAATTGCCTGATCGGAGAGATCAATGCCATTCAAGCCTTTGACGACTATCTTTTTATACTGGATATGCACCAGGCTAAAGGCTTGTTTGTTTTTAACCGGGAGGGAAAATTTATCCGCAGAATAGGCTCTATCGGGAAAGGTCCCGGAGAATATACCTTTCCACGCGATTTTACCATTGACCCTGATAAAAAAGAGATCTACCTGTTGGATTTCAATACCAATAGCATTCATCTATATACCTTGGAAGGAGTGTACCAGCGAACCATCACTTCCTTGTGCGATGCACGCATCAAGAGCATCCAATACCACAATGGAGCATTGTTTACGGAAGTAAAGAATAATAGTACCGCCAATGACTGCATGATGCAAAAAATAGATCCGGAATACGGGCAGTGCGAGGCGAGCTATCTCAGCGCTGCACAGTACAATCTGGGATGGAACGAATTTTCTACCTTCAATTCCATATCCGGGTTTTATGGAAAAACCGGGCAGTCGCCCAGATTCATGCAACTGTTTATGGATACCGTTATGGCTGTCCGTCAGGGAACGCTTATCCCCTATCTGGCTGTACATAGTAAAAAGTGGGCCGGCGCCGATGATCTGAAAAAGGTGGGCCGGGAAGACGATATTTCCGAATTATCAGGATTTGATGTTTCGTTTAGCATAGAGAATTATATGGAAAACGAGAAGATCATACTTTTTACTTATAGGAAGGGGAATAATAGAACCCGTACGGTTTTGTATGATAAAAAAAACCATGCGGCAGCAGTACCCAAGGTGAAGGTTAATGATCTGATGTATGTGAAAAGTGGGTTGGATATGAAATTTCATTTTTATGACAAGGCAGGCGTTTACTACCATATCAGTGGATTTGCGCTTGATTATTTTATTGGCGAAATTAAAAAAAACAAGGTAAAACCTGATCTGGACAAATACGCGCAACTGAAAGAGTTAACAGAGGAATCCAACCCTGTTGTATTTTATTATGAATACAGGGACTAA